The genomic segment GGACAGCTCTTTCAGTCGTTCTTGTAGAAGAGCCGGCACCTCTAAAAATATGATCCATGTTTTTAGAGGCGTCCATTTATAAAACAAAGGAGGAGTGTAAATAAAAGCCGTACAAATAGCACGGCTTTTATTTACCCAAGTTTGTTCAAGTGCAAACTTGTATATCATAAGCACGTTCTCACTTCCTTGCGAACGTGCGTAAAAAGTCAATCGAAAGTTGATACTTTCTTCTTGACTTTTTATGGGAGGAAAACGATGAGTATCGGGATGATTGTCAATCTCTTGCGTGAGGGCATTTTTCAGGTATTTATATTAGCCGCCCCCATTCTGCTGGCTGCATTAGTTGTCGGTTTAATCGTAGCGATTTTTCAGGCGACAACCTCCATTCAGGAACAGACGCTCACCTTTGTACCGAAAATTTTGACGATCTTGGGTATGCTTGCGCTTTTGGGTGGCTGGATGTTCAGTATATTGCGGGACTATACTGTTCGCCTTTTTGACATTATTCCTCAGCTGGTGCAAGGTTAACTAACCTGTAGGCGGCATACATAATGGATCCTAATCCTTTCTCCTTTTTACTTGTAAAAGCTCCTCTCTTTTTTTTGGTTTGTGTGCGGATATTTGCGATGATTTCTACGACGCCGCTTCTTTCGACAAAGGCGGTGTCGCGTATTGTAAAGATTTCACTGGCAGGGTTAATCGGTTTTTTGGTGATGCCTGCCGCCTACGGTTCCCCATTGGATGTGCAGGGATTTAATCTTGACTATGCGTTGCTGGTTATCGGCGAAGCACTGCTCGGTGTGCTGACCGGCTTTTTTATCAGCATCATCTTTGCGTCGTTCAGTACAGCCGGTCAATTTTTTTCGTATCAGATGGGGTTCGGTGCATCGGAAGTGTATGATGCGCTTGCTCAAATTGAGAACCCGCTGATGGGACAATTCTTAAATTTTATTGCAGTGTTGATCTTTTTGCAGATTAAGGGGTTCCAAACGCTGTTTTTAGGCGGCGTACTTCGCAGCTTTCAGTCGATTAACTGTTTTATGTTTTTAGAGAAACGGGAACTGTTAGTCTCATTCCTTATAACAAACCTCAGCAGCCTTTTCTTAAACGCAATGATGATTGCGATGCCGGTTATGGGTACACTCTTTTTAGTGCATATTTCGATGGGGCTGCTGTCAAAAGCGGCGCCTCAGATGAACCTTTTATCGGAAGGCTTCCCGATAACTATTTTGCTCACCTTCTTCCTTTTGACCGTTTCGCTGCCGTTTATGGCAAATTTATTTGTGCGGATTCTGGAAAATGGATTTGCGGCATTTGAGTCGCTTCTGATTCGCGCCGGCGGAGGTATCTAGGATGCGGCAACTCGCGATAGAAACTTCAAGCGAATATAATGAGCGGCATTTTTTCATCGACTTGCAGTGGTTTGCTGCAGAGGATGAAGGACGTACCGAAGACCCAACCGACTATAAAATACGCAAAGCTCGCGAAGAAGGTCGTGTCGCAAAAAGTCAGGATATCAACGCTGCATTGGTACTGCTGTTCCCCGCCGGCGCCCTGATTTTCCTTTCTTCCTTTTTTTTGGAAGAGTGTATGGAAATCCTGCGCTTCTTTTTTTTACGGAGCACGCAGGCTGATATCCGAAGCGGTATTTGGTTCGGTATTTTCGTACAATATTTTTTGAAGCTTGCACTTCCGCTTGCGCTTATTGCAATGCTTGCAGGCGTTATCGCCAATATCATTCAAAATAACGGATTTTTATTTTCTACCAAGCCTATTCAGCCTCAATTCAATAAGATTGTCCCTGACTTCATACGTTTTTTTAAACGTGCGCTTTTTTCTACTGAAGGTTTATTCAATTTTGCAAAGTCGTTGACAAAGGTTGTTGTGCTGGTATTTGTTGCCTTTTTGGTGATACGGGCAAATCTTCCTCATTTTATTGAGCTGCTGACGGTGAGTTTTCCGCAGGCGATTTTTTTTATTGCAGGACTTGCGGCAAAATTACTTGCAACCGCTGCTTTGCTGCTTTTGATTCTTGCAATTCCCGATTACTTTTTTCAACGTAAGCAATTTATCGATTCGCTGAAGATGACAAAGCAGGAAATAAAAGAGGAATACAAGGAATTGGAGGGCGATCCGCTGGTTAAGGGACGAATCAGGCAGCAAATGCAGGCTATCCTTTCTCAAAATGCAATCCGCAATGTGCCTAAGGCCGATGTGGTTATTACGAACCCGACGCACTTTGCTATTGCAATGCAGTGGGATTCAAAAACGATGGCAGCGCCGATGGTACTGGCAAAGGGTGCCGATGCAATGGCGCAGCGGATAAAGGCGATCGCTCGTGAGCATAATATTCCATTAATAGAAAACAAACCGCTTGCTCGTGCACTCTATGCGAAAGTTCAAATCGGTGATATAATTCCTGAGGAATATTATCGGGCGCTTTCGTTAGTATTTGCAGAAGTATATACCCTCAACAACAAAAAACAGGAATTCTATAGAAGATAATTATGGCCGCAAAAAAGTACAATATCGATATCGCAGTTGCATTTACCGTCATTCTCATGGTGCTGATGTTTATCATCCCGCTCCCCACCGTGCTCCTTGATTTTTTTATGGCGCTGAACCTCACGTTCAGCCTTGTCGTATTGTTGATTGTACTGTTTACCGCGCGCGCTACCGACTTTTCGGTTTTTCCTTCATTGCTGTTGCTGAGCACCATCTTCGGACTGGTGTTGAACGTGTCCTCCACTCGTCTTATCCTTTCAAAGGGAGAGGCGTTTGACGGAGCAATGATACGGGCATTCAGTTCATTCGTTATCGGCGCATCGGGCAGTCAAGGTCTTGTGATCGGGTTTGTCATCTTTATCATCCTTATTGCAGTGCAAGCCTTTGTTATTACGAAAGGCGCCAAGCGGGTTGCCGAGGTTTCCGCCCGTTTTAAACTTGATTCTCATCCGACAAAGAGTATGTCCATCGATGCCGAATACAACGCGGGCATTATTACCGACGAAGAAGCTCGGCAGAAAAAAGAGCAGCTGCAGCGGGAAGATGACTTTTACGGCGCAATGGACGGTGCAAATCAGTTTGTGTCCGGTAACGTAAAAGTCGGTATTTTTATTACGGTTATCAACGTTATCGCCGGTTTGATTATCGGGATGGTGTTCCGAACTGAATCTTTCTCTAATGCGTTACGTACCTACACAACATTGAGTATTGGGGACGGGTTGCTTGCGCAGCTGCCTTCGCTCTTTTTGTCGGTAGCGACCGGCTTGCTGGTTACCCGTATGATCGATGAAGGATCGTTCGGGCAGGATATTAAAAAGCAGTTTTCCCAAATCGGGTGGATTTACTTTGTTGCCGCCGGTACGCTTGCTATTATGGGTGTGCTTCCCGGCTTTCCCCATGTTGTTTTATTTATTATTGCATTTGTTTTGGCCTTTGTCGGCTGGAGAATTGTCAAGGAAGAACGGACATTTAAGGCAGGTAAAGAAAAGCAAGCAGCGCAAAAACAGGCGGGGCAACAACAGCGTACCGGAGGCGGAGGAGAGCCTGGGGCACCGGGAGAAATTGCTCCCATTGTACCGCTTGATCCTTTATCGCTGGAGCTCGGCTATGCGTTGATTCCGCTTGTCGATAAGGACAAGGGGGCGGAATTGCTCGAACGTATTACACGCATCCGGCGGGAAGCTGCACTTGACCTCGGCTTGGTTGCCCCGCGTATTCGTATTATCGACAATATGCGGCTTGAACCGAGCGAATATTGTTTTAAGATTAGGGGCGTAGAAGTGGCGCGGGGCAAAATCCGCATGGGTTGGTACCTCGGTATAAACCCCGGCGGCGTTTCCGAAGAAATTCCCGGTGAGCGCACCGTCGATCCTACCTTCGGTTTACCGGCCGTGTGGATATCAGAGGAAAACCGCGACCGAGCCGAGCGAGCCGGTTATACAGTGGTAGATCCGCCTGCAATTATCGCGACGCACCTTACCGAGGTGATTAAAAAGCACGCAGCCGAAATTCTCGGGCGGCAGGAGGTGCAGGGGATTATGGATGCCCTGCGCAAAGACTATCCGGCGGTTATCGACGAAGCGGCAAAGGTATGCAGCCTCGGCGAGGTACAAAAAGTGCTGCAAGGTTTGTTACGGGAACAAGTGTCCATCCGCAATACAATCGTTATTTTGGAAACGCTTGCAGATTTCCGCCCGATTACATCCGATATTTCCCTGCTTGTTGAAAAGGTTCGGCAGGCGCTCGGACGGCAGATATGTTTACAGTATGCCGACGAAAATAAAACGCTCCATGTGCTGACAGTTGAACCTGCGCTTGCTCAAAAAATTATCGAAAGCAGAATAGATACGGTAAATGGGCCGATGGCGGCGCTTGAACCGTCCGAGCAGCGGATGTGGATACGCTCGCTTATTCAAGCAGTTACAACGATGCAGAAAAACGGCTTTCTGCCTATTGTACTGGCGCCCGAAGCTTCTGCCCGTGTTTTGATTAAAAATTCAACCGATAGGGAGATTCCTGATCTTGTTGTGCTCTCCATCCCCGAAATTGCAAAAGATATACAGGTTGAAGTGATCGGCGAGATAAAATTGGAACAGGATAAGAACTAATGGAACTTTTTGTTGAGCAAGATTCGACGTATGATAAATGTCTGAAAAAAATTACAAAAAAGCATGGCGATGCCGTTACCATCTGGAGAAGGAAAGATGCCAAAATTAGCCGGCTTTTTGGACTTTTCGAAAAAGATATGGTGGAGGTAACATTTACGGTAAACGATAAAATACCTCCGCGGCCGTCTTTACTTTCGGAACAGCAGCCGCCGGTGAGACCGGCAACCAGATTGACCGGTGTGAGTAATTTAAACGATGAAGAAGAGCGGCTTAAAATCGTAACACGATATGCAAATAAAAATCCTGCTGCTGCCGATGAGCTGCGCCAATATGTTGATATGACAGCAAAAAAAAATCCTGAAAAAAAGTCTGTTTCCATTTCTACACCGGAGCAGGAGAAGTCTGTAGATAAGCTTACCGAAACAGTGGAACGTCTTGTTGCGGAAATGAAAAAACAGAATGCACCGCGGGTAGATGCCGAACATGAGCATATTGTCAAAGTCCAAAAGATACTCGAAGAAAATGATTTTTCTCCTTCATATATCAAAAAGCTTTCTGCCCGTCTGAAGGATGAACTGAGTTATACGGAAATCGAAGATTTTTTGACAGTACAGAAAAAAATCTTTGAACTGCTTGCCGAATCAATCAAAATTAAACCTGCCGACAGTCAACCTAAAACACGGGTAGTCTTATTGGTCGGTCCTACAGGGGTTGGGAAAACAACAACGCTTGCAAAAATTGCCGTACAGTATATCCGTAAAAATTCCGAGCATCCCTTACGGGTTAAAGTAATTACGATTGATAACTGGCGTATTGGGGCAGCGTATCAGATGAAGCGCTACTGTGAATTGATGGGGATTCCTTTGATGGTAGCGTCAAGTCCTGCCGAAGTACGCAAATATATGGCATTGTATCGCGAAGAAGCCGATGTTATTTGTATCGATACCATCGGGCGGAGTCCGAAAGACCGCGAAAAGATTTCGACCATGCAAAATTATTTTACCGAACTGGGTGATGATGCCGAGGTATATTTGACGGTATGCGCCGGAACGCGAATAAACGATATTCGGGAAATTATGAAAGAGTATGCGGTTTTTAAATACAAATCGCTGATCATTACAAAGTTTGATGAAACCTCATATATCGGCAATTTATTGAGTATTATTTCGGAAACGAATATACCGATAACGTATATAACGGCGGGGCAAGAAGTACCGCAGGATTTTATGCTTGCCGATGTCGAAGTCTTTTTAAAAAAACTAAAAGGCTTTTCAGTTGATGAAGAATATATCAATCAACTGTGTAATAAAGATAGAGAGTAACTTCTCAAAGTTGCTGCTTTAAAGAAGCTCGAAACGCAATCGATTTGATAAAAGTTCAAAGTGTGGAGAAAAAAATGGGTGATCAGGCTGACGGATTACGTCTCTTAATGAAAGAAATAAATAAAGGCGCCGACAATACCGGAGGCGGTCAGGATACGACGCAAAAAACTCGGATTATTGCCGTTACCAGCGGCAAGGGGGGCGTAGGCAAAACCAATGTTGCTACCAATATGGGAATTGCTTATGCTCAGATGGGGAAGAAAGTTATTGTTCTCGATGCCGATCTCGGACTTGCCAATGTCAACGTTATTTTAAATGTCATTCCGCAGTATAATTTATATCACGTTATTAAAAAGCAAAAGAGATTGTCGGAAATTATTATCGACACCGAATATGGTATTAAATTGATTGTCGGCGCTTCCGGCTTTGCAAAGATTGCGAATATGGCAGAAGCGGAGCGCAATGAATTCATTAACGAAATGTATACCCTTTCCGATGTCGATATTATTATCATCGATACGAGCGCCGGTGTGTCAAAAAATGTATTGAGTTTTGTCGCCGCTGCCGATGAAGTGGTTATCATCACAACCTCCGAGCCGACCGCAATCACCGATGCCTACGGTATTATCAAGGTGATTGCAACGGAAGTCGATAACATGAATCTCAACCTAAAAATGATTATCAATAGAGTTGATTCTGCAGCGGAAGGTAAGCGGATTGCAGACCGTATGATAAAAATAGCTGCACAGTTTCTAAATCTTAAAATTGAATATCTCGGGTTTATCTATAATGATCCTTTGGTAACAAAAGCTGTTCTTAAACAAAAACCTTTTATTATCGCAGAACCCAACGGTAAAGCGGCAAGCTGTCTAAAGCATATTGTGTCCCGTATGGAAAAAACCGAAATTCCTGAAACCGGCGGTTTTGCGCACTTCGTAAAAAAATTATTTGGACGCAGCTGGGAAACGGAATAGAAAAACCTCTAAAACATCAAGTCTATTGGTTTGTTGATGGAGGGAGAATACGTATATGACGATGGCAGCGCGGTTTAGGGCGGTATTTTTTGATAAAAATTTTTTAAGAACATTGTTTACAATCGCTCTTCCGATTATGCTGCAGAATTTTCTGAGCGCCTTTGTTAATATCCTCGATACGGTGATGATCGGTAAGCTCGGTACCATCGAGCTTGCGGCTGTCGGCTTGGGGAATCAACTTTTCTTTTTGCTCAACCTGATTCTATACGGTATTGGTTCCGGCAGCATGGTATTTACGGCGCAGTTCTGGGGCAAAAAAGATTTTAAGGGCTTACATAAAACACTCGGCATTTCTATGCTGGTGTCTGTATTCTTTGCTGTTCTGTTTACGGTCTGCTGTGTAAGTATGCCGAAAGAAATACTGTCGTTGTATACAAAAGATACTGCGGTAATCGAAACCGGTGTGCAATATCTGAGGTTGTCGGCGTTGTGCTTTATCCCGTTTGCGATAAATTTTATGCTGATGATTACGCTGCGTTCCATCGAAAAAGTGAAAGTTGCAGTCGGTGCTACGCTGGTGTCTTTGATTGTCAATACGACGCTGAATGCTATTTTAATTTTCGGGTTATTCGGCGCTCCTGCATTGGGCGTCTGCGGGGCGGCTATTGCAACCGTTATTGCCCGTTTTGTTGAACTCTTTATTACGTTTGCCGTAACAAAGTATCGGAAATATCCTGTTTTAGGAACGTTAAAAAACCACTTTACCTTTGATGCTAAATTCTTAAAAGTGTACCTCTTAATTGTACTACCGGTACTGTTAAACGAAACTTTGTGGTCTTTCGGTATCACATTCCATCACAAAATTTTTGCAAGTATTAACACGTTTTCTTATGCAGCGTTTAATATTACCAACACTATCTCGCAGTTGACGTGGGTTATCTTTATCGGCTTCGGTAATGGAGTGAGTGTTTTAATCGGAAAGAAAATAGGTGAAAAGCATGACAGCGACGCACGGCAATATGCCGCTAAAGTGTTGTTGTTTATTCCAATAGTTGCGATCTTTATCGGTGCCGCGCTGATTCCTATTTCGTATCTTGTTCCTTTTATTTTTAATGTGGAGCCGATTGTATTGTCAACGGTTAAAACACTGTTTGTTGTGTTGGCATGCTGTTATCCCCTTAAAGCCTGCAATATGTGTATATTGATAGGACTGGTGCGCGCGGGCGGCGATACCCGTTTCGGCATGATTTGCGACACCTTTATTATGTGGCTGATTGCGATTCCGCTTGCATCTTTCGTATCGATTCATACCGCGCTTCCGCCGTGGGTCGTTTATATGTGCCTCTTTAGCGAAGAGCCGCTCAAACTGCTGCTAGGGCTGTGGCGGATTAGATCCGGTAAATGGCTCCATTCAGTTACCGACTAACCTCTAGGGCAAACATATCAAACGTTTTGCGGATGGACCCCGCAGAATAATAGGCTGTTCAACCAGAGTTGAACCTCTTCGCTGTTCAAATGGTCGCCCAGCCTATTATTCTGCGCTTTTGATTTATCTGTCTGATGTGTTTGTCCTTTTCCTGAAAAAATTTGTGCAAAATTTTAGATAAAATTTTGCACAAAGGGAAGGCAAACGCATCAGACGAGTAAATATAGATCGCAAAATCAGGATGTTGTTAAAAATATACTTTCCGTTAGCCTTTTGAAAATAGCCTGTCCAGAAGTGTACCTCCGTGTACACTTCTGGACGCGAGTTTTTGTTCCACAAAAACATCGCTCCTGTATAAAACCACTGCCATCCTTGGCAGTTCTGAAGATGCTAGGAGCGTACAAAAAACACCCGCAGGCACGGTACGAAATGTACATCCATGTACATTTCGTACCTACGTGTTTGCAAGGCAAATACGCTGCTGCGTGGAACCACCGCCATCCGTGGCGGAAATGATACGTTGAGCATTTATTGCAGAAGCGGTACGGATGCCGCTGGTTTAAACAGAAGCGATATTTCGGCTTTGCCGAAATTCGCCATTAAAAGTGTACACGGATGTACACTTTTAATGATGCAACGCAGTAGATGCGCCGTATATTTCAAAAGGAATCTGATGCGTTTATTGTGGATTGTCATATTTGCCCTGCTATGATATGCTTTAGCGTATGAAAGATATGCGCCGAACGGTTCTTGTTTTACTTTCCTTTTTTTTCATTGTAATTTCCGGTTTTACGGATCCGCTGTCGGAGGGAATGTATACTCGTGAGCGGCTGATGCAGGTATACCGCAATGAAATAGCGGAAGCATCTTCACATGAAATAGCGGCGAGTGAAGTCGGCGAATGGTATGATATTATCGAAACGTCTCTTTTTATGCTGATACGAAGAACCGAACTCTTTCGCGGCTCGATGCGCTTAATCATAACTGACCGGAAAAATGCCCATTGTATGATGTATCCCGACGGGACGTTTCTTGTAAGTACCGGTCTTTTGGATTATATCGATTCACTCCTTTTTATGGATACATTCGGTTCTGCGCGCAAGATACGGAATTTGAACAACGAACGGGAGAATTTTTTTGCTCCTATCGCTGCGGTGTGTGCGGCACAGTTTGCGCTCAACTATTACAATACCGCTAAAAACACAGCGCTTTCTCCTGAAAAGCTCTACACCGTCGATATAATGGCAAGTGTATTGCTCACTATTGCCGGTTATCCTCAAGGGTTATTAGAAACATGGCTCAATCGGCTGGCTTTGCTTTACGCTGATACGGAAACGGCGAAGGTCTTTGCATCATTCTCAACCGGTTCTGTAAAACCTGCTGTACGGCTTGAGCAGTTGAACGGCAACGGAGATGATATTACGCATCTGTACGAGGAAATTTCCGGGGTGCTGTTTGCATTGCAGAACCGCAGAGGAACGGTTGATGCGCGTACCGTGTTGAGTAATTTACTGCAGCTGTTCCCGCAGAGCCTTTATATCAATCGCTTGAATGCTTTGGTTGCTCATCAGGCTTGGCTAAACAGTCTTGATAAACGAGATACGGAGATGGCAACTATTCTTCCTGCTGCAGTGTATGATAATGCATCGGTTTTTGCGTTCTTCCAATCGGCTGATTTTATGTTTGAAAATGATGATGATGATGAACAGTCCGATTACGTTTCAAAGACAATGCCGACACGGAGCAACAGCGCTCTATATGAGCAGGCAAAAAAAGCATATAGCGATTATCTTACTATGATATACGAGGCAGGAAGCGCATCGAGTTATGCGTATCTGCTCGCTTCGTCTCCATTGACTCATGAGCGCGATGCCGTACTCAGCATTGCGGAACAGGCAGATCTCTTTCATACGGGAGCCGATGATAAAACTGCACGGGCAAACTATGCTGCGCTGTTGTCTCTACTAAGAAAAGACTATACAAAGGCGCAGCAGCTGCTTGCCGATTGTCTCGATTCATCTGCTCGAAAAACAACTGGTAAAGTGTTGTTTGTAACGACGGGATTTCCTGCCGATGAGCGGCTGATCCGCTGTAATTATTTCCGTATCCTAAAAAAATTAAACAACAAAACAGGCGCTGCAAAAGAAAGGCAATGGCTTGCCGATATTTTAAAAGAACCTGAAACGGTTGTGCCGATTGTTATCCGCAATGTTTCTGTCGGAGATACGGTCGATAAATTATTGAGCGCTTGGGATAGACCGTCCAGTATTATCTACAATTATTACAGTGAACGTTGGCTGTATCGTCTGCTGAATGTTGAACTGATCATCCGTTCCAAAGACGGGGATGGTGCGGTACTACAAATGAGTATCGGCTTTCCGTCATCTCTAACTCTTTTTAACGAAATACGCACCGGAGATTCCCGTGAGGCTTTTGAAAAAGTATGCGGAAAAGCGGTGTACCGCAGCTGCGACGCACTGATGTACCACAAACAGGGAAATCTCTTACAGGTGATGTACGGCAATAATAAAATACGAAACATTACAATCCGGAACATAAATGAAAAAAGGTAATCTCGTTCTCTATAAGAATCAGCCCGCACTCATTACCGATGTGCAGGGTGATAAGTTTGAAATTACACTGGAAGCCGGCACAAAGAAAGTACGCGAAAAAGATATTGTGCTGCTTCATAACGGAGAATGCCGGAGTATTAAAGTAGCACTCGATGCCGAAGTACCTGCTGCGGATTTCGGTGAAGCGGCGGATTTCTTTGAAGGGGAAACGCCGTCTTTTGCTGAACTTGCGGAGTTGCTGTGGGGAACGTACACAGCGGAGCAAAGCTGGAAACTCTGGGAAACTCTTTGTGCCTCGCCTTATTTTATCTGTACTTCGCCGGCACAATCGATCGGTATCCGTACTCAGGCGGAAATAGAACGGCTCAATCAAAAGCAAACGGAAAAAGCGCAAGCTGAAAAATTGCGGCAGGATTTTATCGCAGCCCTTCGCGCCTGTATGCAGGGAAAGCCGTTTACAGAAAGTAAAGAATTATATACGCCGTTTTTTCAAGAGCTTGAGGCGCTCGCCTTGGGGAGTTCTTCCGCTTCTAAAATATTAAAAGATGCAAAGTTGGAGCAAACCCCCGAACAGGCTCATGATATTCTGTTAAAAACGGGTTTTTGGCCTATTGAAAAAAATCCCTATCCGGCACGCTTTGGTCATTCGCTCCATTCGTCAAAAGCGGATATTCCGGAACCGGTATTTCCCGCAGCGCCGCTCGATTTAACGGCAATTCCTGCGTATGCAATCGATAATCCCAACAGTACCGATCCCGACGATGCGGTTTCTTTTGACGGGACATACTTGTGGATTCACATCGCAAACCCTGCCGACACCATTCAGGCCGATACGCAAAGCGATACCGATGCCTGCGCCCGCGGCGCAACGCTGTACACGCCGGAAGGAGCTGCCCGAATGCTCGGCGAAAAAGCGGTTGACTATTTTGCCCT from the Treponema medium genome contains:
- the fliQ gene encoding flagellar biosynthesis protein FliQ, yielding MSIGMIVNLLREGIFQVFILAAPILLAALVVGLIVAIFQATTSIQEQTLTFVPKILTILGMLALLGGWMFSILRDYTVRLFDIIPQLVQG
- the fliR gene encoding flagellar biosynthetic protein FliR; translation: MDPNPFSFLLVKAPLFFLVCVRIFAMISTTPLLSTKAVSRIVKISLAGLIGFLVMPAAYGSPLDVQGFNLDYALLVIGEALLGVLTGFFISIIFASFSTAGQFFSYQMGFGASEVYDALAQIENPLMGQFLNFIAVLIFLQIKGFQTLFLGGVLRSFQSINCFMFLEKRELLVSFLITNLSSLFLNAMMIAMPVMGTLFLVHISMGLLSKAAPQMNLLSEGFPITILLTFFLLTVSLPFMANLFVRILENGFAAFESLLIRAGGGI
- the flhB gene encoding flagellar biosynthesis protein FlhB — protein: MRQLAIETSSEYNERHFFIDLQWFAAEDEGRTEDPTDYKIRKAREEGRVAKSQDINAALVLLFPAGALIFLSSFFLEECMEILRFFFLRSTQADIRSGIWFGIFVQYFLKLALPLALIAMLAGVIANIIQNNGFLFSTKPIQPQFNKIVPDFIRFFKRALFSTEGLFNFAKSLTKVVVLVFVAFLVIRANLPHFIELLTVSFPQAIFFIAGLAAKLLATAALLLLILAIPDYFFQRKQFIDSLKMTKQEIKEEYKELEGDPLVKGRIRQQMQAILSQNAIRNVPKADVVITNPTHFAIAMQWDSKTMAAPMVLAKGADAMAQRIKAIAREHNIPLIENKPLARALYAKVQIGDIIPEEYYRALSLVFAEVYTLNNKKQEFYRR
- the flhA gene encoding flagellar biosynthesis protein FlhA encodes the protein MAAKKYNIDIAVAFTVILMVLMFIIPLPTVLLDFFMALNLTFSLVVLLIVLFTARATDFSVFPSLLLLSTIFGLVLNVSSTRLILSKGEAFDGAMIRAFSSFVIGASGSQGLVIGFVIFIILIAVQAFVITKGAKRVAEVSARFKLDSHPTKSMSIDAEYNAGIITDEEARQKKEQLQREDDFYGAMDGANQFVSGNVKVGIFITVINVIAGLIIGMVFRTESFSNALRTYTTLSIGDGLLAQLPSLFLSVATGLLVTRMIDEGSFGQDIKKQFSQIGWIYFVAAGTLAIMGVLPGFPHVVLFIIAFVLAFVGWRIVKEERTFKAGKEKQAAQKQAGQQQRTGGGGEPGAPGEIAPIVPLDPLSLELGYALIPLVDKDKGAELLERITRIRREAALDLGLVAPRIRIIDNMRLEPSEYCFKIRGVEVARGKIRMGWYLGINPGGVSEEIPGERTVDPTFGLPAVWISEENRDRAERAGYTVVDPPAIIATHLTEVIKKHAAEILGRQEVQGIMDALRKDYPAVIDEAAKVCSLGEVQKVLQGLLREQVSIRNTIVILETLADFRPITSDISLLVEKVRQALGRQICLQYADENKTLHVLTVEPALAQKIIESRIDTVNGPMAALEPSEQRMWIRSLIQAVTTMQKNGFLPIVLAPEASARVLIKNSTDREIPDLVVLSIPEIAKDIQVEVIGEIKLEQDKN
- the flhF gene encoding flagellar biosynthesis protein FlhF → MELFVEQDSTYDKCLKKITKKHGDAVTIWRRKDAKISRLFGLFEKDMVEVTFTVNDKIPPRPSLLSEQQPPVRPATRLTGVSNLNDEEERLKIVTRYANKNPAAADELRQYVDMTAKKNPEKKSVSISTPEQEKSVDKLTETVERLVAEMKKQNAPRVDAEHEHIVKVQKILEENDFSPSYIKKLSARLKDELSYTEIEDFLTVQKKIFELLAESIKIKPADSQPKTRVVLLVGPTGVGKTTTLAKIAVQYIRKNSEHPLRVKVITIDNWRIGAAYQMKRYCELMGIPLMVASSPAEVRKYMALYREEADVICIDTIGRSPKDREKISTMQNYFTELGDDAEVYLTVCAGTRINDIREIMKEYAVFKYKSLIITKFDETSYIGNLLSIISETNIPITYITAGQEVPQDFMLADVEVFLKKLKGFSVDEEYINQLCNKDRE
- a CDS encoding MinD/ParA family protein; this encodes MGDQADGLRLLMKEINKGADNTGGGQDTTQKTRIIAVTSGKGGVGKTNVATNMGIAYAQMGKKVIVLDADLGLANVNVILNVIPQYNLYHVIKKQKRLSEIIIDTEYGIKLIVGASGFAKIANMAEAERNEFINEMYTLSDVDIIIIDTSAGVSKNVLSFVAAADEVVIITTSEPTAITDAYGIIKVIATEVDNMNLNLKMIINRVDSAAEGKRIADRMIKIAAQFLNLKIEYLGFIYNDPLVTKAVLKQKPFIIAEPNGKAASCLKHIVSRMEKTEIPETGGFAHFVKKLFGRSWETE
- a CDS encoding MATE family efflux transporter; the encoded protein is MTMAARFRAVFFDKNFLRTLFTIALPIMLQNFLSAFVNILDTVMIGKLGTIELAAVGLGNQLFFLLNLILYGIGSGSMVFTAQFWGKKDFKGLHKTLGISMLVSVFFAVLFTVCCVSMPKEILSLYTKDTAVIETGVQYLRLSALCFIPFAINFMLMITLRSIEKVKVAVGATLVSLIVNTTLNAILIFGLFGAPALGVCGAAIATVIARFVELFITFAVTKYRKYPVLGTLKNHFTFDAKFLKVYLLIVLPVLLNETLWSFGITFHHKIFASINTFSYAAFNITNTISQLTWVIFIGFGNGVSVLIGKKIGEKHDSDARQYAAKVLLFIPIVAIFIGAALIPISYLVPFIFNVEPIVLSTVKTLFVVLACCYPLKACNMCILIGLVRAGGDTRFGMICDTFIMWLIAIPLASFVSIHTALPPWVVYMCLFSEEPLKLLLGLWRIRSGKWLHSVTD
- a CDS encoding RNB domain-containing ribonuclease, giving the protein MKKGNLVLYKNQPALITDVQGDKFEITLEAGTKKVREKDIVLLHNGECRSIKVALDAEVPAADFGEAADFFEGETPSFAELAELLWGTYTAEQSWKLWETLCASPYFICTSPAQSIGIRTQAEIERLNQKQTEKAQAEKLRQDFIAALRACMQGKPFTESKELYTPFFQELEALALGSSSASKILKDAKLEQTPEQAHDILLKTGFWPIEKNPYPARFGHSLHSSKADIPEPVFPAAPLDLTAIPAYAIDNPNSTDPDDAVSFDGTYLWIHIANPADTIQADTQSDTDACARGATLYTPEGAARMLGEKAVDYFALGLKPISWALSFKLLLGADGEIKEVGIHRTQLSVIRMTYEEADAQKDSSALAPLFAIAEKNRIRRENAGAVSIDFPEVSITLAEQDGIKRAQVQPVVQTEAAAMIKEMMLLAGEAAARFAFQHSIPFQYISQEAPELPNKLPSGLAGEYRKRRAMRPRSVGTIPSMHAALGLAMYGQVTSPLRRYGDLVSHRQLLNYIDGKPLTPAADLILKIAAGDVAGRACVFAERASRQHWTLVYLLQNPDWRGTAVVLEAMGKKAHVFIPSLGYEGDITLDIEPELNQELTVKVRRIRLAYLQASFEQV